In Heterodontus francisci isolate sHetFra1 chromosome 48, sHetFra1.hap1, whole genome shotgun sequence, a single window of DNA contains:
- the LOC137357394 gene encoding uncharacterized protein isoform X2 has translation MSYSSGIYYQFLLLLLWMPQLCVGQSVCRKTHSVTQAVCGDTVVLPCQFTGEDKQPRVTWQKKIAGDDLVVFEHPGEAIGSNQNILYHHRTGLQPEWHKKKNPSLTLKDVTTTDSGTYVCYIRLNPSLKSQICSEVSLEVNQGADVVRATPSQVTAKAGEELNLQWNFNPKCFNPTSCSCRRGSSDYLPAQSKGELTEELRAENCTVIPRVANGTVTRWVPGPNATQVGPYECCLGDHTTRLKGCVSFMVAGATSGAECTLGRYCQYFVTMLLLTIATIL, from the exons ATGAGCTACTCGTCAGGGATCTACTATcagtttctgctgctgctgctttggATGCCTCAGTTGTGTGTTG GTCAGTCTGTGTGTCGCAAGACCCACTCCGTGACGCAGGCTGTATGTGGGGACACTGTTGTTCTTCCCTGTCAATTTACTGGTGAAGATAAGCAGCCAAGAGTCACCTGGCAGAAAAAAATCGCAGGTGATGACTTGGTGGTCTTTGAACACCCAGGAGAAGCCATCGGCAGCAACCAGAACATCCTCTACCATCACAGGACTGGACTGCAGCCAGAGTGGCATAAGAAGAAAAATCCCAGTCTCACTCTCAAGGATGTCACGACAACAGACAGTGGGACATACGTCTGTTATATTCGTTTAAACCCCAGCTTGAAAAGTCAAATTTGCTCTGAGGTATCGCTGGAAGTCAATCAAG GTGCAGATGTCGTCCGGGCAACGCCCTCGCAGGTAACGGCGAAGGCAGGGGAAGAACTGAATCTCCAATGGAACTTTAACCCAAAGTGCTTCAACCCAACGTCTTGTAGCTGTAGGCGTGGTTCATCTGACTACCTCCCTGCACAGAGCAAAGGGGAGCTGACAGAAGAACTCCGGGCTGAGAATTGCACAGTCATACCGAGAGTTGCCAATGGGACCGTCACCCGATGGGTGCCAGGCCCCAACGCCACCCAAGTAGGCCCCTACGAATGTTGCCTTGGAGACCACACCACACGACTGAAGGGATGCGTGAGCTTCATGGTCGCAG GGGCAACCAGCGGTGCTGAATGCAcacttggaaggtactgtcaatacTTTGTAACCATGCTCCTCCTCACCATCGCGACTATCCTGTGA